A region from the Paenibacillus humicola genome encodes:
- the asnS gene encoding asparagine--tRNA ligase, whose product MKTLTTIKKMQQHAGQTVRIGCWLHGKRSSGKIQFLQLRDGTGFVQGVVVKSEVPEQTWEAAQKLTQESSLYAVGTVREEPRSPSGYELAVQDIEIIQLTQDYPITPKEHGVDFLMDRRHLWLRTPKQRAILVIRSEIIRAVQQFFDERGFTLVDPPILTPSSCEGTTNLFHTKYFDEDAYLTQSGQLYMEAAAMALGKVYSFGPTFRAEKSKTRRHLIEFWMIEPEMAFVDHEMNLQVQEQFVTHVVQTVVANCRKELETLGRDIGKLETVKAPFPRMTYDEAIDRLRAEGMDVPWGEDFGAPHETALAASFDRPVFITHYPTAIKAFYMKPDPSRPDVVLCADMIAPEGYGEIIGGSQRIDDPELLAERFAEHELPSDAYRWYLDLRQYGTVPHSGFGLGLERTVAWICGLDHVRETIPFPRMLYRLYP is encoded by the coding sequence ATGAAAACGTTGACGACGATAAAAAAAATGCAGCAGCATGCGGGACAAACGGTGCGCATCGGCTGCTGGCTGCACGGCAAGCGGTCGAGCGGTAAAATCCAGTTTCTGCAGCTGCGCGATGGAACCGGATTTGTGCAGGGGGTCGTTGTGAAAAGCGAGGTGCCGGAGCAGACCTGGGAAGCGGCGCAGAAGCTTACGCAGGAAAGCTCCCTGTACGCGGTGGGGACGGTCCGCGAGGAGCCGCGCAGTCCATCGGGCTACGAGCTGGCGGTCCAGGACATCGAGATTATCCAATTGACGCAGGATTATCCGATCACGCCGAAGGAGCACGGCGTCGACTTTTTGATGGACCGCCGCCACTTATGGCTGAGAACGCCGAAGCAGCGGGCGATTCTCGTCATCCGCTCGGAGATTATCCGGGCGGTCCAGCAGTTTTTCGACGAGCGGGGCTTCACCCTGGTCGATCCGCCAATCCTGACGCCTTCGTCCTGCGAAGGGACGACGAACCTGTTCCATACAAAATATTTCGACGAAGACGCCTATTTGACGCAAAGCGGCCAGCTATATATGGAAGCGGCGGCGATGGCGCTCGGCAAGGTGTATTCGTTCGGCCCGACGTTCCGCGCCGAGAAATCGAAGACGCGCCGCCATTTGATCGAATTTTGGATGATCGAGCCGGAGATGGCCTTCGTCGATCACGAGATGAACCTTCAGGTACAGGAGCAGTTCGTGACGCACGTCGTGCAAACCGTCGTCGCAAACTGCCGCAAGGAGCTGGAGACGCTCGGACGCGATATCGGCAAGCTCGAGACGGTCAAAGCGCCGTTCCCGCGCATGACGTACGACGAGGCGATCGATCGGCTGCGCGCCGAAGGGATGGACGTCCCGTGGGGCGAGGATTTCGGCGCTCCGCACGAGACGGCGCTCGCCGCAAGCTTTGACCGGCCGGTCTTCATCACGCATTATCCGACCGCCATCAAGGCGTTTTACATGAAGCCGGACCCTTCGCGGCCGGATGTTGTACTGTGCGCCGACATGATCGCCCCGGAAGGCTACGGGGAAATTATCGGCGGCTCGCAAAGGATCGACGATCCGGAGCTGCTCGCGGAGCGTTTCGCCGAGCATGAGCTGCCCAGCGACGCGTACCGTTGGTATTTGGACTTGCGGCAGTACGGAACGGTGCCGCATTCCGGCTTCGGCCTCGGCCTGGAGCGGACCGTCGCCTGGATCTGCGGGCTCGATCATGTTCGCGAAACGATTCCGTTTCCGCGGATGCTGTACCGGCTTTACCCGTAA
- a CDS encoding acetate/propionate family kinase encodes MKILVMNAGSSSLKYQLYEMTGEAVLAHGRVERIGSDSAIVTHEAAGRPELREVKEMLDHNAAVKRVIELLTDSGSGVLGAMGDIDAVGHRVVHGGESFKASTLVTNEVKQEIRRLFDLAPLHNPPAMMGIAAAEANLPNVPQAVVFDTAFHQTMPMETFLYPIPMVLYKRHKIRRYGFHGTSHDYVSAHAAEKIGKPLASLKMVTCHIGNGASCAAILDGKSYDTSMGLTPLEGLMMGTRSGDLDPAIVPFTMAREELTLGEVSSMLNKHSGLQAISGTSSDMREITDAMQEGDKQAKLAFDMYTYRLRKYIGAYAAAMNGIDALVFTAGVGENSIVFRKAVCEGLTFLGIELDERRNAVRSKEARYISSDASRVAVLVVPTNEELLIARDTYRLVNNRSQA; translated from the coding sequence GTGAAAATACTCGTCATGAATGCCGGAAGCTCGTCGCTCAAATACCAGCTGTACGAAATGACCGGCGAAGCCGTTCTTGCGCACGGCCGCGTCGAACGGATCGGGTCGGATTCCGCAATTGTCACGCATGAGGCGGCCGGCAGGCCGGAGCTGCGCGAGGTGAAGGAAATGCTCGATCACAACGCGGCGGTGAAGCGGGTCATCGAGCTGCTGACCGATTCGGGCAGCGGCGTATTAGGGGCGATGGGCGATATCGACGCCGTCGGCCATCGCGTCGTGCACGGCGGCGAAAGCTTCAAGGCGTCGACGCTCGTCACGAACGAAGTGAAGCAGGAGATCCGCCGGCTGTTCGACCTTGCCCCGCTGCACAACCCGCCCGCTATGATGGGCATCGCGGCGGCGGAGGCGAATTTGCCGAACGTGCCGCAGGCGGTCGTATTCGATACGGCATTCCATCAAACGATGCCGATGGAAACGTTTCTGTACCCGATTCCGATGGTGCTGTACAAGCGCCATAAAATCCGCCGGTACGGCTTTCACGGCACGTCGCACGATTACGTCAGCGCTCACGCGGCGGAGAAGATCGGCAAGCCGCTTGCGTCGCTGAAAATGGTCACCTGCCATATCGGCAACGGGGCGAGCTGCGCGGCGATTCTAGACGGCAAATCGTACGACACGAGCATGGGGCTGACGCCGCTCGAAGGACTGATGATGGGAACGCGCAGCGGCGACCTCGATCCGGCGATCGTGCCGTTCACGATGGCCAGGGAGGAGCTGACGCTCGGCGAGGTCAGCTCGATGCTGAACAAGCACAGCGGCCTGCAGGCGATCAGCGGCACCAGCAGCGATATGCGGGAAATTACCGATGCGATGCAAGAAGGCGACAAGCAGGCGAAGCTCGCCTTCGATATGTACACGTACAGACTGCGGAAGTATATCGGCGCCTATGCCGCCGCCATGAACGGCATCGATGCGCTGGTATTTACGGCGGGCGTCGGCGAGAACTCCATCGTATTCCGCAAAGCGGTATGCGAAGGGCTGACCTTTCTGGGCATCGAGCTGGACGAGCGGCGGAACGCCGTCCGGTCGAAGGAAGCCCGGTACATTTCGTCCGACGCTTCCCGCGTGGCCGTGCTTGTCGTGCCGACGAACGAAGAGCTCCTGATTGCGAGGGATACGTACCGACTGGTGAACAACCGTTCGCAGGCCTAA
- a CDS encoding 3-hydroxyacyl-CoA dehydrogenase family protein, translating to MDVRRVGVVGAGTMGQGIAEMLAACGLDVHLAEHSAERLTHAVAMIGLSLDKQIEKWALTEAEKRLILNRIHPENELEQLAGCELVIETVTEDLDVKRAVFAELDRICGPDVILASNTSTLSLTEIASAASRPERVIGMHFVYPVIKTDLVELVRGLKTSDETFERAKQFTEETIHKKGIMVFESPGFVTTRLICLFINEALHVLEEGVASAEDIDSAMRTGYSFQHGPLELADRFGLDFVLASLERMFREYGELKYRPSIVLKKMVRAGSLGVKSGTGFFKYDKDGDRL from the coding sequence ATGGATGTGCGCAGAGTCGGCGTCGTCGGCGCCGGAACGATGGGACAGGGTATTGCCGAAATGCTCGCCGCTTGCGGTCTGGACGTGCATTTGGCCGAGCATTCCGCGGAGCGGCTGACTCATGCGGTCGCCATGATCGGGCTGAGCCTCGACAAACAGATTGAGAAATGGGCGTTGACGGAGGCCGAGAAGCGGCTTATCCTGAACCGGATTCATCCGGAAAACGAGCTGGAGCAATTGGCCGGCTGCGAACTCGTGATCGAAACGGTGACGGAGGATCTCGATGTGAAACGTGCGGTCTTCGCCGAGCTGGACCGGATCTGCGGGCCGGACGTCATCCTGGCCAGCAATACGTCAACGCTCAGCCTGACCGAGATCGCAAGCGCAGCCTCCCGGCCGGAGCGGGTGATCGGCATGCATTTCGTCTACCCCGTCATCAAGACCGATCTGGTCGAGCTGGTGCGGGGGCTGAAAACGAGCGACGAGACGTTCGAACGGGCGAAGCAGTTTACGGAAGAAACGATACATAAGAAAGGCATCATGGTTTTCGAATCGCCCGGCTTCGTCACGACCCGGCTGATCTGCCTGTTCATTAACGAGGCGCTGCACGTGCTGGAGGAAGGCGTCGCTTCGGCGGAGGATATCGACAGCGCCATGCGGACCGGCTATTCGTTCCAGCACGGGCCGCTCGAACTGGCCGACCGGTTCGGCCTCGATTTCGTGCTGGCCTCGCTCGAGCGTATGTTCCGGGAGTACGGCGAGCTGAAATACCGTCCCTCCATCGTGCTCAAAAAAATGGTGCGGGCGGGCAGTCTCGGCGTCAAAAGCGGCACCGGTTTTTTCAAGTACGATAAGGATGGGGACCGCCTGTGA
- a CDS encoding amidohydrolase: MNRIWIENGTFVTMDDARPVVKGHLVTEADRIVYLGEDAPSPAPEAAERVDGSGLVFMPGLVNTHGHAAMSLLRGYSDDQNLQVWLEQKMWPMEAKFTAEDVRWGTSLAALEMLKSGTTTFLDMYDKMHIVAEVTEQSGMRGVLTRGVIGLCPPDVQTAKLEEAKQFVRDWNGQGDGRISALMSPHAPYTCPPDYIERIVEAAHELDVPLHTHMSETAAEVEQNVKQYGERPVKHLDKLGFFSRPALVAHAVHLTEDEIALLAERGVSVSHNPASNLKLASGVARVPELLAAGVTVGLGTDSAASNNNLDLFDEIRLAALIHKGVSGDPTAVPAWEALKLGTVNGARALWQEDRIGCLKPGMKADFIAIDIRQPHFYPQTDIVSHLVYAGSGRDVRHVWIDGRQVVRGGECLLLDEAKIKAEAQACFERLLKG; the protein is encoded by the coding sequence ATGAACCGGATATGGATTGAGAACGGCACGTTCGTGACGATGGACGACGCGCGGCCGGTCGTGAAGGGGCATTTGGTGACTGAAGCTGACCGGATCGTCTATCTCGGGGAAGACGCGCCGTCGCCCGCGCCGGAAGCGGCGGAACGGGTCGACGGCAGCGGGCTTGTCTTTATGCCCGGGCTCGTCAACACGCACGGCCACGCCGCCATGTCGCTGCTTCGCGGCTATTCGGACGATCAGAATCTTCAGGTCTGGCTGGAGCAGAAAATGTGGCCGATGGAAGCGAAATTTACCGCAGAGGACGTTCGCTGGGGGACGTCGCTGGCTGCGCTCGAGATGCTGAAGTCCGGCACGACGACCTTTCTCGATATGTACGACAAGATGCATATCGTCGCTGAAGTGACCGAGCAGTCCGGCATGCGCGGGGTGCTGACGCGCGGCGTGATCGGCCTGTGCCCGCCGGATGTGCAGACGGCGAAGCTGGAGGAAGCGAAACAGTTCGTGCGCGATTGGAACGGCCAGGGGGACGGCCGAATTTCCGCGCTGATGTCGCCGCACGCGCCGTACACGTGCCCGCCCGATTACATCGAGCGGATCGTCGAAGCCGCGCACGAGCTGGACGTGCCGCTTCATACGCATATGTCCGAAACGGCCGCCGAGGTCGAGCAGAACGTGAAGCAGTACGGCGAACGGCCCGTCAAGCATTTGGATAAGCTCGGCTTTTTCTCCCGTCCGGCGCTCGTCGCCCATGCGGTCCATTTGACGGAGGACGAAATCGCGCTGCTGGCCGAGCGCGGCGTCTCCGTGTCGCACAATCCCGCCAGCAACCTGAAGCTGGCGAGCGGAGTGGCTCGCGTGCCCGAGCTGCTGGCGGCGGGCGTGACCGTCGGGCTCGGCACCGACAGCGCCGCGAGCAACAACAACCTTGACCTGTTCGATGAAATCCGCCTCGCCGCGCTTATCCATAAAGGCGTATCCGGCGATCCGACGGCCGTGCCCGCATGGGAAGCGCTGAAGCTTGGCACCGTTAACGGCGCCCGGGCCCTCTGGCAGGAAGACCGGATCGGGTGCCTGAAGCCCGGCATGAAAGCGGATTTCATTGCCATCGATATCAGGCAGCCGCATTTTTATCCGCAGACGGACATCGTCTCCCACCTGGTATACGCCGGTTCGGGCCGGGACGTCCGGCACGTCTGGATCGACGGCCGCCAGGTCGTCCGCGGCGGCGAATGCCTGCTCCTGGATGAAGCGAAAATCAAGGCCGAAGCGCAAGCCTGCTTCGAAAGGCTGCTGAAAGGCTGA
- a CDS encoding AAA family ATPase yields MRKYWKEMLIGFVPVLLLFLEFIVHVNVVPVLVLFVLAGGVFYVARSRGNLAAVGGDRKSAARPPTPLSFEEIGGQERAKQELIEALDFLVREEQISKFGIRPLKGILLTGPPGTGKTLLAKAAASYTDSVYVAASGSEFVEMYVGVGASRVRDLFKEARQKASKTSKSGAVVFIDEIDVIGGKRDGGQHREYDQTLNQLLTEMDGIHTTDSPRILLIAATNRKEMLDPALLRPGRFDRHIAVDLPDKKGRAHILRIHARNKPLGEDANLDKIAEESFGFSGAQLESVMNESAIYAMRESSESISQRHLSMAIDKVMMGEKTDREATKEERERVALHELGHAITAELVRPGSVSQVALSPRGQALGYVRHNPQQDRYLYTRHFLDGQIMIALGGAAAEEIFYGERSTGSRGDFDQAMSIVRSMVESGLTEAGIVDHSMMTPDKWASVNGAILDGLMYRVKEMLEQRKDVFTRALAVLVAEETLSGDRFRALLCGDNDPGRSQSA; encoded by the coding sequence ATGCGTAAGTATTGGAAAGAAATGCTGATCGGCTTCGTGCCTGTACTCCTGTTGTTCCTTGAGTTTATCGTTCATGTGAACGTCGTTCCGGTGCTGGTGCTCTTCGTGCTGGCCGGTGGCGTATTTTATGTCGCCCGTTCGCGGGGAAATCTGGCCGCGGTCGGCGGCGACCGCAAAAGCGCCGCCAGACCGCCGACCCCGCTTTCCTTCGAGGAAATCGGCGGACAGGAGCGGGCGAAGCAGGAGCTGATCGAAGCGCTCGATTTTCTCGTGCGCGAGGAGCAAATTTCGAAATTCGGCATTCGCCCGCTGAAGGGCATTTTACTGACCGGCCCTCCGGGGACGGGCAAGACGCTGCTGGCCAAAGCGGCCGCAAGCTATACCGATTCGGTCTACGTGGCCGCATCGGGCTCGGAATTCGTAGAAATGTACGTCGGCGTCGGCGCAAGCCGCGTGCGCGACTTGTTCAAGGAGGCCCGGCAGAAGGCGTCGAAAACGAGCAAAAGCGGCGCCGTCGTCTTTATTGACGAGATCGATGTGATCGGCGGCAAACGCGACGGCGGCCAGCACCGCGAGTACGATCAGACGCTCAATCAGCTGCTGACGGAAATGGACGGCATTCATACGACCGATTCGCCGCGCATTCTGCTGATCGCCGCGACGAACCGCAAGGAAATGCTCGATCCCGCGCTGCTCCGTCCCGGACGATTCGACCGGCATATCGCCGTCGATCTGCCCGACAAGAAAGGGCGGGCGCATATCCTGCGCATCCACGCGCGCAACAAGCCGCTCGGCGAAGACGCCAATCTCGATAAAATCGCCGAGGAGTCGTTCGGCTTCTCCGGGGCCCAGCTCGAAAGCGTCATGAACGAATCGGCGATTTACGCCATGCGGGAAAGCAGCGAATCGATCTCGCAGCGCCATTTGTCGATGGCCATCGACAAGGTGATGATGGGCGAGAAGACGGACCGCGAAGCGACGAAAGAAGAGCGCGAGCGCGTGGCGCTGCATGAGCTCGGACACGCGATCACGGCCGAGCTCGTCCGTCCCGGCAGCGTATCTCAGGTGGCGCTGTCGCCGCGGGGCCAGGCGCTCGGCTACGTGCGCCACAATCCGCAGCAGGACCGGTATTTATACACGCGCCATTTTCTCGACGGGCAAATCATGATCGCGCTCGGCGGAGCGGCGGCGGAGGAGATTTTCTACGGCGAGCGAAGCACCGGCTCGCGCGGCGACTTCGACCAAGCGATGAGCATCGTCCGCTCGATGGTCGAATCCGGTCTGACCGAGGCCGGCATCGTCGACCATTCCATGATGACGCCCGATAAATGGGCGAGCGTCAACGGGGCGATTTTGGATGGGCTCATGTATCGCGTCAAGGAAATGCTCGAACAGCGAAAAGATGTCTTCACACGGGCGCTTGCCGTGCTCGTTGCCGAAGAAACGCTATCCGGCGACCGGTTCCGGGCGCTGCTCTGCGGAGACAACGACCCCGGCCGGTCTCAGAGCGCATAA
- a CDS encoding redox-sensing transcriptional repressor Rex produces the protein MKTFKISEAVVRRLPVYLQVLNDLNKRDVQTVSSQELGAKLDLNPAQIRKDLAYFGEFGRKGIGYDVTYLIEKIRQILKLDQPLNMALVGAGNLGRALCNYNTYLKDNMKITAVFDAHPAVVGQAINSLTVLPMDKLKETVTERDIRIGIITVPAFEAQNVADRFVETGIEGILNFAPTILRVPEQVRIHYADFTTELLSLAYYLEKGKDDEDEPDMD, from the coding sequence ATGAAAACGTTCAAAATATCCGAAGCGGTCGTTCGCCGGCTTCCCGTCTATTTGCAGGTGCTGAACGACCTGAACAAGCGCGACGTGCAGACGGTCTCCTCGCAGGAGCTGGGCGCCAAGCTGGATTTGAATCCGGCGCAAATCCGCAAGGATCTCGCCTATTTCGGCGAATTCGGGCGCAAAGGCATCGGCTACGACGTGACATACTTGATCGAGAAAATCAGGCAGATTCTGAAGCTGGATCAGCCGCTCAACATGGCGCTCGTCGGCGCAGGCAACCTCGGGCGGGCGCTGTGCAATTACAATACGTACCTGAAGGACAATATGAAAATTACGGCCGTCTTCGACGCGCATCCCGCAGTCGTCGGGCAGGCGATCAACAGCCTGACCGTCCTGCCGATGGATAAGCTGAAGGAGACGGTGACGGAGCGCGATATACGCATCGGCATTATTACCGTGCCCGCTTTTGAAGCGCAAAATGTGGCCGACCGGTTCGTCGAGACAGGCATTGAAGGGATACTCAACTTCGCGCCGACGATTTTGCGGGTGCCGGAGCAGGTCAGAATCCATTATGCGGATTTTACGACCGAGCTGCTAAGCCTGGCGTATTATTTGGAAAAAGGAAAGGACGACGAGGATGAACCGGATATGGATTGA
- the dinG gene encoding ATP-dependent DNA helicase DinG produces the protein MNYAVLDLETTGHGSGDEMIQVGLVLLDESLQVIKSYSTFVKPTIPIPPFITQLTGIDESMVADAPLAEDVLLELIPLLSDAVLVAHNVGFDAGFLNAALDRCGYMPFAGRRLDTIELLRILYPSLTSYQLGSVTEAFGIGHDRHHQADSDALATAELFIECVHKLEQLPLLTLQRLAALLGGDHDDDLGWFVGTIAARKELESSVIADSYAYFRQFALKAGDWTDEQAPRSDADDAESVEGWSFDDFLAHLKGGIQAIVPGYEEREPQNIMFQEVIEAFENDRHLLVEAGTGTGKSLGYLIPALFYGVQQGKKIIISTHTINLQEQLRQRDLPLLRSVMPVPFKATLFKGRGNYLCLRKFESKINMRDFAAPGDDRITAAQMIVWLSETDYGDQEELNFGNRGAEFWNTVASDADSCLNRSCPWFKRCFYHRAKQEANLADVVITNHSMLFTDIRADHRLLPGYEHLIVDEAHHLEEVAGKHLGSQLSYHSVQHPVTRLCKDARNGLLIQLRNRLAGEDMERTEKWREIIDETVPVFGELRDEWERMFELLYTIMGGSSAASGGAGQDAGGGETGQFVLRLRSGKLPKPWTDAQAAGEVVYGLLSQIVRPLDKLLSDIKDDIDDQAIAALVTDLGGTVKDLTRARDELRQFMKADNPDVVYWLEANSHSRARSVHLISVPANVSSQLRDYFFETKKSVVLTSATLSVQKSFQYACEQLGLAQDLDTGRLKTVQLPSPFNYREQALVCIPRNFPVLKGAAGDPMFNDMLVKSLAETAMETKGRMLVLFTSYRMLRQVYDPLKELLAPSGIQLLGQGIDSGNRSKLTRRFQQQTASVLLGTSSFWEGVDIPGDALTCLAIVRLPFQPPNHPLVEAKSELLQEQNQNPFMKLSIPQAVIRFKQGFGRLVRTSRDKGIVLIYDTRVIETYYGKYFLYSLPGPKIEHMHLDQIVPRIREWLQQAEGATQE, from the coding sequence ATGAATTACGCGGTACTGGATTTGGAAACGACCGGCCACGGTTCCGGCGACGAGATGATACAGGTCGGACTTGTGCTGCTTGATGAATCGCTGCAGGTTATCAAGTCCTACAGTACATTCGTCAAACCGACAATACCGATACCCCCCTTTATTACCCAGCTTACCGGCATCGACGAATCGATGGTCGCGGACGCCCCGCTTGCGGAGGATGTGCTGCTGGAGCTGATTCCGCTTCTCAGCGATGCCGTGCTTGTCGCCCATAATGTCGGCTTTGACGCCGGCTTTCTGAACGCGGCGCTCGACCGCTGCGGGTATATGCCGTTCGCTGGCAGGCGCCTCGATACGATTGAGCTGCTGCGCATCCTGTATCCGTCGCTCACCAGTTATCAGCTCGGGTCGGTGACGGAGGCGTTCGGGATCGGCCACGACCGGCACCATCAGGCGGACAGCGACGCGCTGGCGACGGCGGAGCTCTTCATCGAGTGCGTGCATAAGCTGGAGCAGCTGCCGCTGCTGACGCTGCAGCGGCTGGCCGCTCTGCTTGGCGGAGACCATGACGACGACCTCGGCTGGTTCGTCGGCACCATCGCTGCGCGCAAGGAGCTTGAATCGTCCGTCATAGCCGATTCGTACGCTTATTTTCGCCAGTTCGCCCTGAAAGCCGGCGACTGGACCGACGAGCAGGCGCCCAGGAGCGATGCGGACGACGCCGAATCCGTTGAGGGCTGGAGCTTCGACGATTTTCTGGCCCATCTGAAGGGCGGCATTCAGGCAATCGTGCCCGGCTATGAGGAACGCGAGCCGCAAAACATCATGTTTCAGGAAGTGATCGAGGCGTTCGAGAACGACCGCCACCTGCTGGTTGAAGCCGGAACCGGAACGGGCAAATCGCTCGGTTATCTGATTCCCGCACTGTTCTACGGAGTTCAGCAGGGAAAGAAAATCATCATCAGCACGCATACGATCAATTTGCAGGAGCAGCTGCGGCAGCGCGATTTGCCGCTGCTCCGGTCAGTTATGCCGGTGCCGTTCAAAGCGACCCTCTTCAAGGGACGCGGCAATTACTTGTGCCTGCGCAAATTCGAGAGCAAGATCAATATGCGCGATTTTGCGGCGCCCGGCGACGACCGGATTACGGCTGCGCAAATGATCGTATGGCTGAGTGAAACCGATTACGGCGATCAGGAGGAGCTCAACTTCGGCAACCGCGGCGCGGAGTTTTGGAATACGGTCGCAAGCGACGCCGATTCCTGCCTCAACCGGAGCTGCCCCTGGTTTAAGCGGTGTTTTTATCACCGGGCGAAGCAGGAGGCGAATTTGGCCGATGTCGTCATCACGAACCATTCGATGCTGTTTACCGACATTCGCGCCGATCACCGGCTGCTTCCGGGCTATGAGCATTTGATCGTCGACGAGGCGCACCATTTGGAGGAAGTAGCAGGTAAACATCTCGGTTCGCAGCTGTCCTATCATTCCGTCCAGCATCCGGTGACGCGGCTGTGCAAGGATGCGCGCAACGGGCTGCTGATCCAGCTGCGGAACCGCTTGGCCGGCGAAGACATGGAACGAACCGAAAAATGGCGGGAGATCATCGACGAGACCGTCCCGGTATTCGGCGAGCTGCGTGACGAATGGGAGCGGATGTTCGAGCTGCTTTATACGATCATGGGCGGCAGTTCGGCGGCATCCGGCGGCGCCGGCCAGGACGCGGGAGGCGGCGAGACCGGGCAGTTCGTGCTGCGGCTGCGCAGCGGCAAGCTGCCGAAGCCGTGGACGGACGCGCAGGCGGCCGGAGAAGTTGTGTACGGCCTGCTCAGCCAGATCGTCCGCCCGCTCGACAAGCTGCTGAGCGATATTAAGGACGATATTGACGATCAGGCGATTGCCGCGCTGGTGACGGATCTGGGCGGGACGGTGAAGGACCTGACCCGCGCCCGCGACGAGCTGCGCCAGTTTATGAAAGCGGACAATCCGGACGTCGTCTATTGGCTCGAAGCGAACAGCCATTCCCGAGCCAGATCGGTGCACCTGATATCGGTGCCGGCGAATGTCAGCAGCCAGCTGCGGGACTATTTTTTCGAAACGAAAAAAAGCGTGGTGCTGACGTCGGCGACGCTGTCGGTGCAGAAATCGTTCCAGTACGCGTGCGAGCAGCTCGGTTTGGCGCAGGATCTGGATACCGGACGGCTCAAGACGGTACAGCTGCCGTCTCCGTTCAATTACCGCGAGCAGGCGCTCGTCTGCATCCCTCGCAATTTTCCGGTGCTGAAGGGCGCTGCGGGCGACCCCATGTTCAACGACATGCTGGTGAAATCGCTGGCGGAGACGGCCATGGAGACGAAGGGCCGAATGCTCGTCCTGTTTACCTCTTACCGGATGCTCCGGCAGGTATACGACCCGCTGAAGGAGCTGCTCGCGCCAAGCGGCATTCAGCTGCTCGGACAGGGCATCGACAGCGGCAACCGGAGCAAGCTGACGCGACGCTTTCAGCAGCAGACGGCCTCCGTGCTGCTCGGCACGAGCAGCTTCTGGGAAGGCGTCGACATTCCTGGCGATGCGCTCACCTGTCTGGCTATCGTCAGGCTGCCCTTTCAGCCGCCGAATCATCCGCTAGTCGAAGCGAAATCCGAGCTGCTGCAGGAACAGAATCAGAATCCGTTCATGAAGCTGTCGATTCCGCAGGCGGTCATCCGGTTCAAGCAGGGCTTCGGCCGGCTCGTGCGGACTTCCCGCGACAAAGGCATCGTTCTCATTTACGATACGAGGGTCATTGAAACGTATTACGGCAAATATTTTCTGTACTCGCTGCCGGGTCCGAAAATCGAGCACATGCATCTGGATCAGATCGTGCCGCGCATTCGGGAGTGGCTGCAGCAGGCCGAGGGGGCGACGCAGGAATGA
- a CDS encoding DUF5590 domain-containing protein: MRANRRKQPPFMTPRKWVWLGILVFVAVLILLNQFYRYVQGPVWKAERQAEEQAMKAADLKEADKAYKFVWDDTVWVVDGTNQNGEDVYVWLRPQGEPVTMKVNDGLSKADMKRQFLQAKPDAKIKHMKIGMVGGMPVWEFYYTRKQASETDTYYDFYRFADGGFVVTYRLPKQ; this comes from the coding sequence ATGCGGGCCAACCGTCGGAAACAGCCGCCGTTTATGACGCCGCGCAAATGGGTTTGGCTCGGCATCCTCGTCTTCGTTGCCGTGCTGATCCTGCTCAATCAGTTTTACCGCTACGTGCAGGGACCGGTATGGAAGGCGGAGCGGCAGGCGGAAGAACAAGCGATGAAAGCGGCGGATTTGAAGGAAGCGGATAAAGCCTATAAATTTGTCTGGGACGATACCGTATGGGTCGTCGACGGGACGAATCAGAATGGGGAAGACGTTTACGTCTGGCTGAGACCGCAAGGCGAGCCGGTTACGATGAAGGTGAACGACGGGCTTTCGAAGGCTGACATGAAGCGGCAATTTCTGCAGGCCAAACCGGATGCGAAGATCAAGCATATGAAAATCGGCATGGTTGGCGGAATGCCGGTTTGGGAGTTCTATTATACCCGCAAACAGGCATCGGAAACCGATACGTATTACGATTTTTACCGGTTCGCGGACGGCGGCTTTGTCGTTACGTACAGGCTGCCGAAGCAATAA